One window from the genome of Aeromonas sp. FDAARGOS 1405 encodes:
- a CDS encoding Hpt domain-containing protein: protein MEWVDRKVLQQLAEDIGQDMLPVVIAVFIEEVGEQLSQLRPLYEQGEWEALARVAHSMKSSCGSYGAIPSYQQVMALEMASKQADVAEAERQLQLLEASLPQVLAFLADYQ from the coding sequence ATGGAGTGGGTGGATCGCAAGGTGTTGCAGCAGCTGGCAGAGGATATCGGTCAGGATATGCTGCCCGTGGTCATCGCAGTCTTTATTGAAGAGGTGGGCGAGCAGCTGAGTCAGCTCAGACCCCTCTATGAGCAGGGGGAGTGGGAGGCTTTGGCTCGGGTGGCGCACAGCATGAAATCATCCTGTGGCAGCTATGGCGCCATACCGAGTTATCAGCAGGTGATGGCGCTGGAGATGGCCAGCAAACAGGCCGATGTGGCCGAGGCAGAGCGCCAGTTGCAACTGCTGGAGGCCTCCTTGCCCCAGGTGCTCGCGTTTCTTGCTGATTATCAGTAA
- a CDS encoding class II glutamine amidotransferase produces MCELLGMSANVPTDICFSFTGLMLRGGKTGPHKDGWGITFYEGKGFRTFKDPEPSAQSPIARLVQALPIKSCAVVSHIRQANRGCVSLENTHPFTRELWGRYWTFAHNGQLTGYKKLPTGRHRPVGDTDSEHAFCWLLDRLEQKYPKRPANFPAMFRYLATLCDELRAFGVFNMLLSDGEYVMSYCTNNLHWLTRCAPFGEASLLDEEVVIDFQSETTPNDVVTLITTRPLTGNENWVKMAPGEFNLFRMGERVATNRVALGQDKKIPG; encoded by the coding sequence ATGTGCGAACTGCTCGGCATGAGTGCCAATGTGCCGACCGATATCTGCTTCAGCTTTACCGGTTTGATGCTGCGCGGCGGCAAGACAGGGCCCCACAAGGATGGCTGGGGGATCACCTTCTACGAGGGGAAGGGCTTTCGCACCTTCAAGGATCCCGAGCCCAGTGCCCAATCTCCCATCGCCAGACTGGTACAGGCGCTGCCCATCAAGAGCTGCGCCGTGGTCAGCCACATTCGGCAGGCCAACCGTGGCTGCGTGTCGCTGGAAAATACCCACCCCTTTACCCGTGAGCTGTGGGGCCGTTACTGGACCTTCGCTCACAACGGTCAGCTGACCGGTTACAAGAAGCTGCCAACCGGTCGCCACCGTCCGGTAGGGGATACCGACAGCGAGCACGCCTTCTGCTGGCTGCTCGACCGGCTGGAGCAAAAATATCCCAAGCGTCCGGCCAACTTTCCCGCCATGTTTCGCTATCTCGCCACCTTGTGTGACGAGCTCAGAGCGTTCGGGGTATTCAACATGCTGCTCTCGGACGGGGAGTATGTGATGAGCTACTGCACCAACAACCTGCACTGGCTGACCCGTTGTGCGCCATTTGGCGAGGCGAGCCTGCTGGATGAGGAGGTGGTGATCGACTTTCAAAGCGAGACCACCCCCAACGATGTGGTGACCCTGATCACCACCCGTCCGCTGACCGGCAATGAGAATTGGGTCAAAATGGCGCCCGGCGAATTCAATCTGTTTCGCATGGGGGAGCGGGTGGCGACCAATCGGGTTGCGCTTGGGCAAGATAAAAAAATACCAGGGTAG
- the fadE gene encoding acyl-CoA dehydrogenase FadE gives MTTTLTLLGVILVIGALAYRRASLFISTLVTGAALALGAIYGHVPLLVWALFAVIAIPLNLVEFRRNQITKPLFKIYKSIMPEMSRTEKEAIEAGTTWWEADLFAGNPDWKKLHAIPVSTLSAEEQAFMDGPVEEVCRMVSDWEVTHERADLSPEVWQYLKDNKFFAMIIKKKYGGLEFSAYAQSCVLQKLCGASAVLASTVGVPNSLGPGELLQHYGTDEQKDYYLPRLAVGKEIPCFALTSPEAGSDAGSIPDFGIVCKGEWEGKEVLGMRLTWNKRYITLAPIATVLGLAFKLRDPEHLLGDEEELGITCALIPTHIKGVGIGRRHFPLNVPFQNGPTQGKDVFVPLDFIIGGPAMAGQGWRMLVECLSVGRGITLPSNSTGGVKMLALASGAYSRIRRQFKLPIGKMEGIEEPLARIGGNAYIMGAAANLTVTGIDLGEKPSVISAIVKYHLTDRAQKCIIDAMDIHGGKAICMGPNNYLARGYQGAPIAVTVEGANILTRSMIIYGQGAIRCHPYVLPEMLAASHPDKEQALKDFDKAVFSHVGFAISNLVRSFWLGITGARFAASPYKDQTKGYYQQLSRLSANLAFLSDMAMGTLGGELKRKERVSARLGDVLSQLYLASSALKRYQDEGRQQADLPLLHWALQDAMFKAQEAIDELLRNFPNRWIGLALRAVVLPLGRDLNRPCDKLDQQVARLLQTPSETRSRLAKGQYLTREEGNPFGLLEQALDDVLSAEPLFEKVCKADGIKRPFLALDKVADIGLAAGVLTQSEAELLRRAEVSRLRTINVDDFDPIDLVANKKLFEASAYHHAA, from the coding sequence ATGACGACGACCCTCACTCTGCTCGGGGTGATCCTGGTTATCGGAGCCCTGGCCTATCGCCGGGCATCCCTGTTCATCTCCACCCTGGTCACCGGCGCCGCCCTGGCGCTTGGCGCCATCTATGGTCATGTGCCCTTGCTGGTATGGGCGCTGTTCGCGGTGATCGCCATCCCGCTCAATCTGGTGGAGTTTCGGCGCAATCAAATAACCAAGCCGCTGTTCAAGATCTACAAATCGATCATGCCGGAGATGTCCCGCACCGAGAAAGAAGCGATCGAAGCGGGCACCACCTGGTGGGAAGCCGATCTGTTCGCGGGCAACCCGGACTGGAAAAAACTGCACGCCATTCCGGTCAGCACCCTATCTGCCGAAGAACAGGCCTTTATGGATGGTCCGGTCGAGGAAGTGTGCCGCATGGTGAGCGACTGGGAAGTGACCCACGAGCGCGCGGATCTCTCCCCCGAGGTGTGGCAATACCTGAAGGACAACAAGTTCTTCGCCATGATCATCAAGAAGAAATATGGCGGTCTGGAGTTCTCGGCCTACGCCCAGTCCTGCGTCCTGCAAAAACTGTGCGGAGCCAGCGCCGTGCTCGCCTCCACCGTCGGCGTGCCCAACTCGCTGGGCCCGGGCGAACTGCTGCAGCACTATGGCACCGACGAGCAGAAAGATTACTACCTGCCCCGCCTGGCGGTAGGTAAAGAGATCCCCTGCTTCGCCCTGACCAGCCCGGAAGCGGGCTCTGACGCCGGCTCCATCCCCGACTTCGGTATCGTCTGCAAGGGTGAGTGGGAAGGAAAAGAGGTGCTCGGTATGCGCCTCACCTGGAACAAGCGCTACATCACGCTCGCCCCTATCGCCACCGTCTTGGGTCTCGCCTTCAAACTGCGTGATCCGGAACACCTGTTGGGGGATGAGGAAGAGCTTGGCATCACCTGCGCCCTCATTCCCACTCACATCAAGGGGGTCGGCATCGGCCGTCGCCACTTCCCGCTCAACGTGCCGTTCCAGAACGGCCCGACCCAGGGCAAGGATGTGTTCGTCCCGCTCGATTTCATCATCGGTGGCCCGGCCATGGCTGGTCAGGGCTGGCGCATGCTGGTCGAGTGTCTGTCGGTTGGCCGCGGCATCACATTGCCCTCCAACAGCACAGGTGGCGTCAAGATGCTGGCCCTGGCGAGCGGCGCCTATAGCCGCATCCGTCGCCAGTTCAAGCTGCCCATCGGCAAGATGGAAGGGATTGAAGAGCCGCTGGCCCGCATCGGTGGCAACGCCTACATCATGGGCGCCGCAGCCAACCTGACCGTGACCGGCATCGACCTTGGCGAGAAGCCCTCGGTCATCTCCGCCATCGTCAAATACCACCTCACCGACCGTGCCCAGAAGTGCATCATCGATGCCATGGACATCCACGGCGGCAAAGCCATCTGCATGGGCCCCAACAACTATCTGGCCCGTGGCTATCAGGGTGCGCCCATCGCCGTTACGGTAGAAGGGGCCAACATCCTGACACGCAGCATGATCATCTATGGTCAGGGCGCTATCCGCTGCCACCCGTATGTACTGCCGGAGATGCTGGCTGCCAGCCACCCGGATAAAGAGCAGGCGCTGAAAGATTTCGACAAGGCAGTATTCAGCCACGTCGGCTTTGCCATCAGCAACTTGGTGCGCAGCTTCTGGCTCGGTATCACCGGCGCCCGCTTTGCCGCTTCACCGTACAAGGATCAGACCAAGGGCTACTACCAGCAACTCTCCCGCCTTTCGGCCAACCTGGCGTTCCTGTCAGACATGGCGATGGGCACCCTGGGTGGCGAGCTCAAGCGCAAGGAGCGGGTCTCCGCACGTCTTGGCGACGTGCTGAGCCAGCTTTATCTGGCCTCCAGCGCCCTCAAGCGCTATCAGGATGAGGGACGCCAGCAGGCCGATCTGCCGCTGCTGCACTGGGCACTGCAAGATGCCATGTTCAAGGCACAAGAGGCGATCGACGAGCTGCTTCGCAACTTCCCGAACCGCTGGATTGGTCTGGCCCTTCGCGCCGTGGTGCTGCCGCTTGGCCGTGACCTGAACCGTCCGTGCGACAAGCTGGACCAGCAAGTGGCCCGCCTGCTGCAAACCCCGAGCGAAACCCGCAGCCGCCTGGCCAAGGGGCAATACCTGACTCGCGAAGAGGGCAACCCCTTCGGTCTGCTGGAGCAGGCGCTCGATGACGTACTGTCCGCCGAGCCGCTGTTCGAGAAAGTCTGCAAGGCTGATGGCATCAAGCGCCCCTTCCTGGCGCTGGACAAGGTGGCCGACATTGGCCTGGCCGCTGGCGTACTGACCCAGAGCGAAGCCGAGCTGCTGCGCCGCGCCGAAGTGAGTCGCCTGCGCACCATCAACGTCGATGATTTTGACCCCATCGATCTGGTGGCCAACAAGAAGCTGTTTGAAGCCTCTGCTTACCATCACGCGGCCTGA
- the lpcA gene encoding D-sedoheptulose 7-phosphate isomerase, translating into MYQELIRNELTEAASVLQAFLADEQNLKNIEAAAKLLADSFKEEGKVLSCGNGGSHCDAMHFAEELTGRYRENRPGYAGIAISDPSHLSCVSNDFGYDYVFSRYVEAVGRRGDVLLGISTSGNSGNILKAIEAARAKGMKVIALTGKDGGKMAGLADVEIRVPHFGYADRIQEVHIKVIHILIQLVEKEMAK; encoded by the coding sequence ATGTACCAAGAATTGATCCGCAATGAACTGACCGAAGCTGCCAGCGTGCTGCAGGCCTTCCTGGCTGATGAGCAGAACCTGAAAAACATCGAAGCGGCCGCCAAACTGCTGGCTGACTCTTTCAAGGAAGAGGGCAAGGTGCTCTCTTGTGGCAACGGTGGTTCCCACTGTGACGCCATGCACTTTGCCGAAGAGCTGACCGGTCGCTATCGCGAGAACCGCCCGGGTTACGCCGGTATCGCCATCTCCGATCCGAGCCACCTCTCCTGCGTCTCCAACGACTTTGGCTATGACTATGTCTTCTCCCGTTACGTAGAAGCGGTCGGCCGCCGTGGCGACGTGCTGCTTGGTATCTCCACCAGCGGCAACTCCGGCAATATCCTGAAAGCCATCGAGGCTGCCCGCGCCAAAGGGATGAAAGTGATCGCTCTGACCGGCAAGGATGGCGGCAAGATGGCAGGCCTGGCGGATGTCGAGATCCGGGTTCCGCACTTTGGCTATGCCGACCGTATTCAGGAAGTGCACATCAAGGTGATCCACATCCTGATCCAGCTGGTCGAAAAAGAGATGGCCAAGTAA